Proteins from a genomic interval of Nocardioides jishulii:
- a CDS encoding CTP synthase, whose protein sequence is MKSRNATKHVFVTGGVVSSLGKGLTASSLGSLLKARGMSVTMQKLDPYLNVDPGTMNPFEHGEVFVTNDGAETDLDVGHYERFLDTDLNAIANVTTGQVYSSVIAKERRGDYLGDTVQVIPHITNEIKDRILAMGGEGIDLVITEIGGTVGDIESLPFLEAARQVRHQIGRENCFFIHVSLVPYIGPSGELKTKPTQHSVAALRNIGIQPDAIVCRADRELPTGIKRKIALMCDVDDEAVVTCADAPSIYDIPKVLHSEGLDAYVVRRLDLPFRDVDWTRWDDLLRRVHHPKEEVTIAIVGKYIDLPDAYLSVAEALRAGGFAHEAKVKLRWVASDECQTPEGARKNLGDVDGICVPGGFGIRGLEGKLGALTFARTQGVPVLGLCLGLQSMVIEYARNVLGLEGADSTEFDPDSPVPVIVTMEEQKSIVHGGGDLGGTMRLGAYPAKLGAGTLARDLYGSEMVEERHRHRYEVNNAYRDQLAEAGLVISGVNPDLDLVEFVELPREVHPFYIGTQAHPELKSRPTRPHPLFAGLVGAALARQKEMRIPVDQDA, encoded by the coding sequence GTGAAGAGTCGTAACGCCACCAAGCACGTATTCGTCACCGGAGGCGTCGTCTCCTCCCTCGGAAAGGGGCTCACGGCATCGAGTCTGGGCAGCCTGCTGAAGGCGCGCGGGATGTCGGTGACCATGCAGAAGCTGGATCCCTACCTCAACGTGGATCCCGGCACCATGAACCCGTTCGAGCACGGTGAGGTCTTCGTCACCAACGACGGAGCCGAGACCGACCTGGACGTGGGTCACTACGAGCGCTTCCTCGACACCGACCTCAACGCCATCGCCAACGTGACGACCGGTCAGGTCTACTCGTCGGTGATCGCCAAGGAGCGTCGCGGTGACTACCTGGGCGACACCGTGCAGGTCATCCCGCACATCACCAACGAGATCAAGGACCGCATCCTCGCCATGGGTGGCGAGGGCATCGACCTGGTCATCACCGAGATCGGTGGCACCGTCGGCGACATCGAGTCGCTGCCGTTCCTCGAGGCGGCCCGCCAGGTCCGCCACCAGATCGGCCGCGAGAACTGCTTCTTCATCCACGTCTCCCTGGTGCCCTACATCGGTCCCTCGGGCGAGCTGAAGACCAAGCCGACCCAGCACTCCGTCGCCGCGTTGCGCAACATCGGCATCCAGCCCGACGCCATCGTGTGCCGGGCCGACCGCGAGCTCCCGACCGGCATCAAGCGCAAGATCGCGCTCATGTGCGACGTCGACGACGAGGCCGTCGTGACCTGTGCCGACGCGCCGTCGATCTACGACATTCCCAAGGTGCTGCACTCCGAGGGCCTGGACGCCTACGTCGTGCGCCGCCTCGACCTTCCCTTCCGTGACGTCGACTGGACGCGCTGGGACGACCTGCTCCGCCGGGTGCACCACCCGAAGGAAGAGGTCACGATCGCCATCGTCGGCAAGTACATCGACCTCCCCGACGCCTACCTCTCGGTGGCCGAGGCGCTGCGTGCCGGCGGCTTCGCGCATGAGGCCAAGGTCAAGCTCCGCTGGGTGGCCAGCGACGAGTGCCAGACCCCCGAAGGGGCGCGCAAGAACCTCGGTGACGTCGACGGCATCTGCGTCCCGGGTGGCTTCGGCATCCGCGGCCTCGAGGGCAAGCTCGGTGCGCTCACCTTCGCCCGCACCCAGGGCGTACCGGTCCTGGGTCTGTGCCTGGGCCTGCAGAGCATGGTCATCGAGTACGCCCGCAACGTCCTGGGCCTGGAAGGTGCGGACTCCACCGAGTTCGACCCCGACAGCCCGGTCCCGGTGATCGTGACGATGGAGGAGCAGAAGTCCATCGTCCACGGCGGCGGCGACCTCGGCGGCACGATGCGCCTGGGCGCCTACCCGGCCAAGCTGGGTGCCGGCACGCTGGCTCGTGACCTCTACGGCAGCGAGATGGTCGAGGAGCGTCACCGCCACCGCTACGAGGTCAACAACGCCTACCGCGACCAGCTCGCGGAGGCTGGTCTCGTGATCTCCGGCGTCAACCCCGACCTCGACCTGGTCGAGTTCGTCGAGCTGCCGCGCGAGGTGCACCCCTTCTACATCGGCACCCAGGCGCACCCGGAGCTCAAGTCGCGCCCGACCCGCCCGCACCCGCTCTTCGCCGGTCTGGTCGGTGCCGCCCTTGCCCGCCAGAAGGAAATGCGCATCCCCGTCGACCAGGACGCCTGA
- a CDS encoding NUDIX domain-containing protein: MTEELADRPASWPVHSSRVLHADAWVVTVTEDQVSRPGHPEQQFSRIAVRHPGAVMVLAVDEDERVFLLRQYRHTSQHVFVEVPAGVRDSEGEPPLETARRELREEAELAASEWRLLLSTYPSAGILSETHDIFLARGLSHVSRGDFELAHEEAEMETLWAPFDDLLEAVLRGDVREGPLVQAVLAYEVLRRRGEL; encoded by the coding sequence GTGACCGAGGAACTGGCGGACCGGCCCGCGTCCTGGCCGGTGCACAGTTCCCGGGTCCTGCACGCCGACGCGTGGGTGGTCACGGTCACCGAGGACCAGGTCAGCCGACCGGGCCACCCCGAGCAGCAGTTCAGCCGGATCGCGGTGCGCCACCCGGGTGCGGTGATGGTGCTCGCGGTGGACGAGGACGAGCGGGTCTTCCTGCTCCGGCAGTACCGACACACCTCTCAGCACGTCTTCGTCGAGGTCCCGGCGGGTGTGCGCGACAGCGAGGGTGAGCCCCCGCTGGAGACGGCACGGCGCGAGCTGCGCGAGGAGGCCGAGCTCGCCGCCAGCGAGTGGCGCCTGCTGCTCAGCACCTACCCCTCGGCCGGGATCCTCAGCGAGACCCACGACATCTTCCTGGCGCGCGGTCTCAGCCACGTGTCACGCGGTGACTTCGAGCTGGCCCACGAGGAGGCGGAGATGGAGACCCTGTGGGCTCCCTTCGACGACCTCCTCGAGGCGGTGCTGCGCGGCGACGTACGTGAGGGCCCACTGGTCCAGGCCGTGCTGGCGTACGAAGTGCTGCGCCGCCGGGGCGAGCTGTGA
- the xerD gene encoding site-specific tyrosine recombinase XerD, producing the protein MTADVTRAVRTYLDHLSVERGLADNTLSSYRRDLRRYLDFLDGQGISRLDEVSEQVVTAFLSHLREGDSEHPPLGASSAARTVVAVRGFHKFALRDGLTAVDPAAAVRPPSQAKRLPKALPLSDVEAILDAAGAPGTVLALRDRALLEVLYGTGARISEAVGLDVDDVDLVDRTVLLRGKGSKERIVPVGSYACEAVEAYLTRGRPELVSQGKGTPGLFLNARGGRLSRQSAWSVLVKTADRAGVTQDVSPHTLRHSFATHLLDGGADVRVVQELLGHASVTTTQVYTLVTVDSLREVFATAHPRARG; encoded by the coding sequence GTGACGGCGGACGTCACGCGCGCAGTCCGGACCTACCTCGACCACCTCAGCGTCGAGCGGGGGCTCGCCGACAACACGCTGTCGTCGTACCGCCGCGACCTGAGGCGCTACCTCGACTTCCTCGACGGGCAGGGGATCTCCCGGCTCGACGAGGTCAGCGAGCAGGTGGTCACCGCCTTCCTGTCGCACCTGCGCGAGGGCGACTCCGAGCACCCGCCGCTGGGCGCGAGCTCGGCCGCCCGCACGGTGGTGGCCGTGCGCGGGTTCCACAAGTTCGCCCTGCGCGACGGTCTGACGGCCGTCGACCCTGCTGCGGCGGTACGACCGCCCAGCCAGGCCAAGCGGCTGCCCAAGGCGCTGCCGCTCTCGGACGTCGAGGCGATCCTCGACGCCGCCGGCGCGCCCGGCACGGTCCTGGCACTGCGCGACCGTGCCCTGCTGGAGGTTCTCTACGGCACCGGCGCCCGCATCTCGGAGGCCGTCGGGCTCGACGTGGACGACGTCGACCTCGTCGACCGCACCGTGCTGCTGCGCGGCAAGGGCAGCAAGGAGCGCATCGTGCCGGTGGGGTCGTACGCCTGCGAGGCGGTGGAGGCGTACCTCACCCGCGGCCGGCCCGAGCTGGTCAGCCAGGGCAAGGGCACCCCGGGCCTCTTCCTCAACGCCCGTGGCGGGCGCCTCTCGCGCCAGAGCGCGTGGTCGGTCCTGGTGAAGACCGCTGATCGCGCAGGCGTCACCCAGGACGTCTCGCCGCACACCCTGCGCCACTCGTTCGCCACGCACCTCCTCGACGGCGGCGCCGACGTACGCGTGGTGCAGGAGCTCCTGGGCCACGCCTCGGTGACGACGACGCAGGTCTACACCCTCGTCACCGTCGACAGCCTGCGCGAGGTCTTCGCCACGGCGCACCCCAGGGCGCGTGGCTGA